TCTCTACTTTTTCTGGGTAAGGTCACTTCCTTTAACTTATTACAGATTGCTGTATGTAAATTACTCCAAAACATCTATCTGCTGCTGAAAATATTTCTCAAATACTCTTTCTACTTCATTATCAACTAACTCTTTCATTATTTCCCGAGCTTGCGTGTTTACTTTAATTTCATCTATTGGCAAAGACGTGGTATACCTTCGTCTGAAGATTCCTATATGACCATTTTTCATTGTTGCTATAAATGCTCCTTCATACGTACGGCTCCCTACCTTTGCTCCTCTCTTTGTCTGTTTTATACTCCCAAGTTTTGCAACTCCTATCCACTGGGAACTGAGCTTTACTACTGACCATAAGCGCTTTCTATTTGCTTTATCCACACTTAACTTTTTTCTCATTGCTTTTTTTGGTATTTGCTTTTCTTCGCTTACTTGTTTGATAGTTTGCGATCTTACCCATAGTGCTGTTTTGTTTAATGCTCTCACTGTTGCTAATTCTATTTTTCTTCTTTCAGCATCTATGCTTTGCATAACTTTTTCGATGCTATCGGTGACTTCGATGTTAATACGCATCTACACCCCTGACGCTTGAATTTTCCCTAAGTGGTGCTACCTATGGCACATCTCTTCCTTATTACCTGCAATATTTCATCTGCTGATATTTGGATCAATGCACCTATACACACCTTTTTTCTCAGTTGTAAAGTAGTAATCCCCAACTGCAAGATCAGTTACAGGCGTATGATACACATCTTCTGGAATGCTGACTATCTCTTCTATCATGCCTGACTTCTCATCTAATAGAAACATGATTCCCTTATTGCTCACAATAAATAATTTTCCATCTATCACCGGTCTAGCATAATATGTGTCTTTTAGTTTATCATTTAGCTCATCATTCACCACTAAGTTAGTACTCCAAATTATCTGACCATCAGGTATTGCAACTTTCATAACTTCATTCTTTGTGTTTACTACAAAAAATTCGTTACCATTTATATCATCGGGGTACAGCCATGGCATAATCCCACCACCACTGATATTTTTTGCTTCCATGGCCTTTAACCACAAAAGATCTCCTGATCCTATATCAATCGCAACAATGGTAGAATTGTTTGTAGCTATTAATGTGTTATTCTTTACTACTGGAGTAGTTGTGATATCTGCAAGCTGAGTGTCTAAAATATTTGTAGAAGGTAACTTATAAGACCACAACTTTTTCCCATCTTTGTCAAAAGCTACTAACTCTCCATTTGAAAATGGAACTATTAGCTTATCGTGTATAACCACAGGAGATATGTAATTTGATCTTGTCATTTGATTACTACCATTAGACATATGATAGAACCAGCTTGTATTACCATTCTCTATGTTCAGCATGTATAAATAGTTATCTACAGTCAAAATTGCTATTCTATCATTAAAAATTGTAGGGTTTCCTTTCACCAAAGACTTTAACTCCTTTTTCCACATAACTGCGTCTTCATTTATTTCATATTGTGTATTATCTCTATTTATTGCATATAGCACATTATCTATTGCTAAGTAAATTTCTCTACAATATTCACTGCAAGTAGCACTCATTCTACCAATTGTTTTATGACTACCAGATAAATCTACATCCTTCCAGTACCACCCTGTGTTGTACAATACCCCATCACCACCAATAATTAGCTCATAACTTTCGTGTATAGGAATTGGTTGTATATAACCTTGAGAAAACTCTCTACTTGGATTATTCCACGGGTGACACCTATATTTATTTTTTATTTCTAAGCTAGGCTCTACCCCATCTTTTGCAATAACACAACTTGTGCTCAATAAGAAAGCAATAAAAAAAATGGCTAGTTTCATAAAACTTTTCTAGAAAGATCACTTTATATACACATTAAAGATACGATATATTGAACAATTTCACTATCGTTAGTTTTGATTTTAACACGAAAAACCATTTTACATTCTCACTGCGTTTATTTTCCACAATATTCCTGAATTATCCCTGAGCGGCGGTGAATGTACTTTGTATCTACGGTTACCAATAACAAAAGTATCTCCTACTACTGGCTGCAATACATCAAAGACACTCACCTCCAAAATCAACATCTCCCCTACAAATTGTCCTTCACCGATCTCGTATAATTTATCCGGCTGTTGCTTTAATATCTGCACCATATATGACTTATCCTTTGACTCATACAAAGCTTGCTCTCCTAAATGTGCAAAACAATCTTTCAATAACCTTTTAATATTTTCTTGCATCTTGTTCTTTTATGTACTATAGTACTTTCAAAAGCGAATGATAAAGGTATAATATACTTTTTAGTGTATAGGAAAAGTGATGGTATATAGTGTAGATTTAAGGAAAAAAGCAGTGTCTTTGGTAGAAAAAGGAAAGTCAAAGACTGAGGTTGCAGAGCTTTTTGAGATAGGAATAGCAACACTATATAGATGGCTGAAAAAGAAGTCTGCTGGTCAAGATCTCAGAGCGACAAAAAGTGTTGGTTTTATTCGGAAAATAGACCCAAAAATACTTGCAGACTATGTTAAAAAACACCCAGATCACACACTAGCAGAAATGAAACAAAACCTTGGCTTTGGGATCAGTGCAATTTGGTATAGGTTAAGACAGCTAAAAATAACCTTAAAAAAAAGTCACATTCTATCAAGAGCGCAATCAAGAAGATAGGCAGCAATTTATCGATAAAGTCTCAAAAATAGACCACTGTAGCATTTTATATATAGATGAAGCAGGAGTTGATAATAGACTATACCGAGAATATGCACGAGCTCCAAGAGGAGAAAAAATGTATGCTGATGTTCCAGAAAAAAGCGGGAAAGAGTGAGTATAATAGGTGGATGGATTGAAAAGAAGTTTATTGCACCAATGACCTTCACAGGAGGGTGTAATAAAGATGTATTTAATATATGGTTAGAGCGAAGATTACTTCCACAATTACAGCGTGATACAACCATAGTTATGGATAATGCTACATTCCATAAAACTCCCAAAACAAAGTCATTAATAGAGTCTTTTGGCTGTCATTTGCTTTATCTTCCAACATATTCACCTGATCTAAATCCTTACTTTTACCCACAATTTTGAGAGGTTATGATGTGAAGCATAACAATGCTCTCCTTAAGGTTTTCATAGCCCCGCCATAGAGTCATAGACCCTGGTAAATTATCACTTTTTCTATTCATAAATCCACCCAATTTTCCTAACCAAATAATAGCTTGTTTTATGTTTGGAGGTTCTTCGGGTAATGTTGCTACCCGATACTCACGCATGTAAAGGACCTTCCACTCTTCGTTGCTTAAAATTTTAGTACAAGTTTCCATGGGATTTGATAAAGCCACTTTTGTCAAATATAAAATTTTAAACGCGATTATACTTTTTATAGCAATTAACTTCTGTAATCTTTCTTTTGTAGCTAAGCGAGAGCTTTCTATCTTACATCCTGATTTTAAAATCCTAAAATACTCTTCAATTTTCCATCTTAGCTTATACCAATTTATCTTTTCTATGGCATCTAAAGTATGGTACATTAGTTAGTAGAGTCCAGTCGACAGCTTCCAATCCATCAGGAGCTTTTGCACTTACCACATATACAGGGATTTTATCACTTATTTTATGTATTGTATCTTTTGACCCATAAATGGAAGAAGATCTGATAGGTATATAGCCTTTCATATACTTAACTTCAATATTAGCTTTCCTTGATCTCTGGTTTCCACCTTTAGTAACTTCTAGAGAAATTTTCTTTTTTACTGGCAGTTGAGTGATGCGTGTTTGCAAATCTGTTTTTCCGACTTCAGTACAGATAAATCTTCTATTAGCTCGATTGCGGATTACATAAAAACTACCTAACGTCTCAGCCACCCATAAAAATTTGAAGATGTCTGCTTCCCTATCACCAAGGGTAACAAGTTGTACATTTGGAGGAAGGTTGTTTATAATTTCTTTGAGAGCTGTTATCCACTTATAACTTTCTTTTTCTTCTATGGAGGTACGGTATTTTCTGTTTGCTTTTTCTTGTGCCGTTTCTTCTTCCCTAATAGAACGCGCCCAACATTGTTGGGAAGATAGACCTAAAGGTAATCCGTCTTTGCTAGGCACTATGCAACAGTAAACCCATTTTATGCTTTGTATAAGCTTTAGAAATACTGCCTAGTCTCTTGGTCTTTATATGAGAGTCAAAATCCAAATAACTTGTATCTTGAACTGAAAATACCAACTGGTTTCCTTTTATTCTTTCCTTAGTTTCTTTATAATGGGAAGAATAAATTTCCTTATCTTCAAGCTTTTCATTGCTTATATGCACCCTTAGCTTCTTTCCACCCACTACAGCTTTGATTCAGATGCCTTACCCTCTATGCAATAACTTGTTTTTATAAGTCTTTTATTAAGCCTTATATCTCCCAAATTAATGTGTTTTAACTCTCTTTCCAGCCATTTATCCCCTAAGCCATCTGTATATTGCACGCTTGTACTTGTTTCTATCATTTTGATCCTAAATTATTTAGCTTACTCACTTTTTATATTTGTGGGTAAAAGTAAGATCTAAATCCGATAGAGCATTGTTGGCACACCATTAAAAGTCGCCTCAGACCTCTAATGCATCAATGTACAGACTTACACCTTTTAGTTGGTAATACCATTTTAGACGTTTATCATTCGTTTTAGAAAATACTATAGTTGTAGATGCTTTGTTGATGGCTGTTAATAAGCGCAAATCCGCTAAAGATCTACTGTTACATAGCGATCAAGGGTCACAATATACTTCAAAAAATTATCAATATCTATTGGATACAAAAAATATCATATCTAGCATGAGTCACAAAGGTTGTTGTTACGATAATGCCGTTGCGGAGGGCTTTTTTAATTCACTTAAGAGGGAGTTACTTATTGATACTTCGCAACACTCTGCACAACAAACCAGAACTGCCATATTTGAGTATATAGAAATTTTTTATAATAAACAACGACGTCATTCTACTATTAACTATTGCATTCCTGAACTTTTTGATTCATCATTTTCATGACAAAATCGTCTTAACTTTCTCTCTACTTTTTTTGGGTAGGGCCAATGTTTACAGACCTAAATGTTCAAGCAGCATGGGAAATGGCGCGGGGTAAGTCACTATAGATCACTCAGTAATAACCTTAAGTGTTAATAATGATAAAGAGAAATTAAGGCTAGATATCTACATAGCTGAAAAGTGCAACATATCACGCAGTAAAGCTCAAAGATTGATACAAAATGAGCAGGTAAAATTACTTGGCACACCGATAATTAGTAATGACCACATAGTAAAACCAGGTGAAGAGTATATAGTACATCTCGTTCAACCTGACATATCCACATCAATTGAGCCTAATTATGACATAAAACTTGATATCGTCTATGAAGATGAAGACATTATAGTTCTGAGTAAACAAAGTGGATTAACAGTGCACCCAGGTGCTGGGACAAACAATGATACGCTTTTGAACGCAATTATCGCTCACCTTGATGTAAGACCAGGAATTGTTCATAGACTCGATAAAGATACCAGTG
The window above is part of the Wolbachia endosymbiont (group A) of Bibio marci genome. Proteins encoded here:
- a CDS encoding phage tail protein; the protein is MRINIEVTDSIEKVMQSIDAERRKIELATVRALNKTALWVRSQTIKQVSEEKQIPKKAMRKKLSVDKANRKRLWSVVKLSSQWIGVAKLGSIKQTKRGAKVGSRTYEGAFIATMKNGHIGIFRRRYTTSLPIDEIKVNTQAREIMKELVDNEVERVFEKYFQQQIDVLE
- a CDS encoding PQQ-binding-like beta-propeller repeat protein, with protein sequence MKLAIFFIAFLLSTSCVIAKDGVEPSLEIKNKYRCHPWNNPSREFSQGYIQPIPIHESYELIIGGDGVLYNTGWYWKDVDLSGSHKTIGRMSATCSEYCREIYLAIDNVLYAINRDNTQYEINEDAVMWKKELKSLVKGNPTIFNDRIAILTVDNYLYMLNIENGNTSWFYHMSNGSNQMTRSNYISPVVIHDKLIVPFSNGELVAFDKDGKKLWSYKLPSTNILDTQLADITTTPVVKNNTLIATNNSTIVAIDIGSGDLLWLKAMEAKNISGGGIMPWLYPDDINGNEFFVVNTKNEVMKVAIPDGQIIWSTNLVVNDELNDKLKDTYYARPVIDGKLFIVSNKGIMFLLDEKSGMIEEIVSIPEDVYHTPVTDLAVGDYYFTTEKKGVYRCIDPNISR
- a CDS encoding transposase, encoding MVYSVDLRKKAVSLVEKGKSKTEVAELFEIGIATLYRWLKKKSAGQDLRATKSVGFIRKIDPKILADYVKKHPDHTLAEMKQNLGFGISAIWYRLRQLKITLKKSHILSRAQSRR
- a CDS encoding transposase; this encodes MSIIGGWIEKKFIAPMTFTGGCNKDVFNIWLERRLLPQLQRDTTIVMDNATFHKTPKTKSLIESFGCHLLYLPTYSPDLNPYFYPQF
- a CDS encoding IS4 family transposase, whose product is MYHTLDAIEKINWYKLRWKIEEYFRILKSGCKIESSRLATKERLQKLIAIKSIIAFKILYLTKVALSNPMETCTKILSNEEWKVLYMREYRVATLPEEPPNIKQAIIWLGKLGGFMNRKSDNLPGSMTLWRGYENLKESIVMLHIITSQNCG
- a CDS encoding transposase DNA-binding-containing protein; the protein is MIETSTSVQYTDGLGDKWLERELKHINLGDIRLNKRLIKTSYCIEGKASESKL